One segment of Bdellovibrio sp. ArHS DNA contains the following:
- a CDS encoding HD domain-containing phosphohydrolase: MKPNSGSTVDVLIGSPRDSFWETVKTILKGYYPYQLKHFRSIDEALETTSDTFTPVLALIDGQDGTAKTNEWVQSTKMNYPDSQVIVLHSSAAPLDFNIVKKNGADEIMHINFDREFISDVILRLAPVEMDGENIPITSLMPVDLRDMEADVNINFDVYVHLPANHRSVCMRRAGDVVDEKHLEKFKALKQQMYIKKTQMKAFFEYARTVMSLRNVPFPVSMTEKFHRSKRAIYEIMAQFLNGAPTDYSEGKMILERCRAIIADFELTKDLEASAIFDEIFRFTGNNRTLYHDCICLSAYAAYFAQLLGWSVEKRESAAIAGLLHNIGLSQLPPTVGDKPVKAYSDEELQAYRFYPERSVNMVKAKKVPLPQEISEAIGQHRENSAGTGFPKKLKAEDISDFGKLMALAYRFHEMTSLLENRQGTTPLQAIAQLKENALSGNGDLDLLMTTSIFKKFKG, encoded by the coding sequence ATGAAACCCAATTCAGGTTCTACTGTTGATGTTCTCATAGGGAGTCCCCGCGACTCCTTCTGGGAAACAGTAAAAACAATCCTGAAAGGTTACTACCCTTACCAGCTCAAACACTTTCGCAGTATTGATGAAGCCTTAGAGACCACCTCCGACACCTTCACACCCGTCTTGGCGTTGATCGATGGACAAGATGGCACTGCAAAAACCAATGAGTGGGTGCAATCCACAAAAATGAATTACCCTGACAGCCAGGTGATTGTTTTGCATTCATCTGCGGCACCTTTGGATTTCAATATCGTCAAAAAGAATGGCGCCGATGAAATCATGCACATCAATTTTGACCGCGAGTTTATTTCCGACGTTATTTTGCGCCTAGCCCCGGTCGAAATGGACGGCGAAAACATCCCCATCACCTCTTTGATGCCGGTGGATTTGCGCGACATGGAAGCGGACGTGAATATTAATTTCGACGTTTACGTCCACCTTCCCGCCAACCATCGCTCTGTCTGCATGCGCCGCGCGGGAGATGTGGTCGACGAAAAACACCTGGAAAAATTCAAAGCTCTAAAACAGCAAATGTATATTAAAAAGACCCAGATGAAGGCGTTCTTTGAATATGCCCGCACGGTCATGAGCTTGCGCAATGTCCCCTTTCCAGTGTCAATGACAGAAAAGTTTCATCGCTCAAAAAGAGCTATTTATGAAATCATGGCGCAATTTTTAAATGGCGCGCCGACAGATTATTCTGAAGGCAAAATGATTCTTGAAAGATGCCGAGCCATCATCGCGGATTTCGAACTGACGAAAGATCTCGAAGCCTCGGCGATCTTCGACGAAATCTTTCGTTTTACGGGGAACAACAGAACCCTTTATCATGACTGTATCTGCCTATCGGCCTATGCTGCTTATTTCGCTCAACTGCTGGGTTGGTCGGTGGAAAAAAGAGAAAGCGCCGCCATCGCCGGTCTATTGCATAATATCGGCCTGTCGCAACTGCCCCCCACTGTTGGCGACAAACCTGTGAAAGCCTACTCTGACGAAGAACTTCAAGCCTATCGCTTTTATCCCGAACGTTCGGTGAATATGGTGAAGGCAAAAAAAGTTCCTTTGCCTCAAGAAATTTCAGAGGCTATTGGCCAGCACCGCGAAAACAGTGCCGGCACTGGCTTCCCCAAAAAACTCAAAGCCGAAGACATTTCAGACTTCGGAAAACTGATGGCATTGGCCTATCGTTTTCACGAGATGACTTCGCTCCTGGAGAATCGCCAGGGGACGACTCCACTCCAGGCAATTGCCCAGCTCAAAGAAAACGCTCTGAGTGGCAACGGCGACCTGGATTTATTAATGACCACATCGATTTTCAAAAAATTTAAAGGCTAA
- a CDS encoding helix-turn-helix transcriptional regulator — protein sequence MLRDVLIQKGLSNREAEVAELVSKGLSNKEVANQLFVTEKTVKFHLTNIYKKMNVKSRAQLIVWCLPHLGFVESEVRAESNNQSAAAATAFNNNATQTIPAGSATVAGTTTLPGGGLNRGGNSDIGMGGI from the coding sequence ATGCTCAGAGATGTCCTCATTCAAAAAGGTCTTTCAAACAGAGAGGCAGAAGTTGCTGAACTTGTTTCAAAGGGCTTGTCCAACAAGGAAGTTGCGAATCAGCTTTTTGTTACTGAAAAAACAGTAAAATTTCACCTCACAAACATTTATAAAAAAATGAATGTTAAGTCTCGTGCACAGTTGATCGTATGGTGCTTACCTCACCTTGGTTTTGTTGAGAGCGAAGTTCGCGCTGAAAGCAATAACCAAAGTGCAGCTGCAGCGACTGCATTCAATAACAATGCAACTCAAACGATCCCAGCAGGATCTGCGACAGTTGCAGGTACTACAACTCTTCCAGGTGGCGGATTGAACCGTGGTGGTAATTCCGACATCGGTATGGGTGGAATCTAA
- a CDS encoding RDD family protein, protein MDSVYVPSTIRRLIAHAIDQVVRLIFYIPFLKPFFLLIFTDDQVPVSFFTLALLFLIPAIYEFIFLVVMQATPGKWFMGLKVVPFSNPKEALDWRQCVLRPLTERLTFFFSWALYALAFFRYDRTHLADWVAETRVVQFKPRVTRAQIRWITGSLLVFLYVYEGLVSSAAVLRVMDWQNKRVDLRDIVATEYMEDMTDYMPEPEE, encoded by the coding sequence ATGGACAGTGTTTATGTGCCAAGTACCATTCGCCGTTTGATCGCGCATGCGATTGATCAAGTCGTGCGGTTGATTTTCTATATTCCCTTTTTAAAGCCGTTCTTTTTATTGATTTTTACCGACGATCAGGTGCCGGTCTCTTTCTTTACTCTGGCTCTTTTGTTTCTTATTCCGGCGATCTATGAATTTATTTTTTTAGTAGTCATGCAGGCGACCCCGGGTAAGTGGTTCATGGGTTTGAAGGTCGTGCCTTTTTCCAATCCGAAAGAAGCTTTGGATTGGCGCCAGTGTGTGCTTCGTCCTTTGACCGAGCGCCTGACATTCTTTTTTTCCTGGGCCCTTTATGCGCTCGCGTTTTTCCGCTACGATCGCACGCATTTGGCGGATTGGGTGGCCGAGACCCGCGTGGTGCAATTTAAGCCCCGCGTGACTCGCGCTCAGATTCGTTGGATAACGGGAAGTCTTTTGGTGTTCCTTTATGTCTATGAGGGGTTGGTGTCCTCTGCCGCCGTTTTGCGCGTGATGGATTGGCAGAATAAGCGGGTAGATCTGCGCGATATCGTCGCTACTGAATACATGGAAGACATGACCGACTATATGCCCGAGCCCGAGGAATAG
- the queG gene encoding tRNA epoxyqueuosine(34) reductase QueG, translating to MTPQEMTSLIEGTLQELGFSHFGFTSLSKPLSFDYYLEWLKEGLHGDMKYLEDHAPIKEIPTTKWPRARSALVFAIPYYPHPEKKTDFPLRQARVSLYAQGMDYHFWFKARMAELCKKLQEVFPDEEFLPFTDSSPVLERDLAQRAGLGWVGKNTCLIHPKKGSLFFIGEIYTSLALKTAIEPLPDFCGKCRRCIDICPTQALLEPRKMDARKCISYLTIESRQVPAPELREKIGDWFFGCDLCQTVCPWNQKVFKGELQIETSLNLDASQTEALIEDLRYILTSSGKKLTKDFLGTPLARAGSFGLKRNALIVAANRKLAQLKPEVSELLAHEKLGELAAWTLSCLTSN from the coding sequence GTGACGCCACAGGAGATGACCTCGCTAATTGAAGGAACGTTGCAAGAATTGGGATTTTCCCATTTCGGCTTCACGTCTTTAAGCAAACCTTTAAGTTTTGACTATTATCTGGAATGGCTGAAAGAGGGTCTTCATGGCGACATGAAATACCTTGAAGATCATGCTCCGATCAAAGAAATCCCCACCACGAAATGGCCCCGAGCCCGCAGTGCCCTGGTCTTTGCCATTCCCTATTACCCTCACCCCGAAAAGAAAACGGACTTCCCGTTGCGCCAAGCTCGGGTCAGTCTGTATGCGCAAGGAATGGATTATCATTTTTGGTTCAAGGCCCGCATGGCCGAACTGTGCAAAAAACTTCAGGAGGTTTTTCCTGATGAAGAATTTTTACCGTTCACCGACAGCAGTCCCGTTTTAGAAAGAGATTTAGCCCAACGAGCGGGCCTGGGTTGGGTCGGCAAAAATACCTGCCTGATTCACCCTAAAAAAGGCAGCTTGTTTTTTATCGGGGAAATATACACATCTCTCGCCCTAAAAACCGCCATCGAACCCTTGCCGGATTTTTGTGGCAAATGCCGCCGCTGCATCGACATCTGCCCCACTCAGGCTCTTCTTGAGCCGCGCAAGATGGATGCGCGAAAATGCATTTCCTATCTGACGATCGAGTCGCGCCAGGTGCCGGCTCCCGAACTGCGGGAAAAAATCGGCGACTGGTTCTTCGGCTGCGACCTTTGCCAAACTGTTTGCCCCTGGAATCAAAAGGTTTTCAAAGGAGAATTGCAGATCGAAACCAGTTTGAATTTGGACGCCTCGCAAACCGAGGCTCTCATTGAGGATTTACGTTATATTTTAACCAGCTCTGGAAAAAAACTGACGAAAGATTTTCTGGGAACGCCGCTGGCTCGAGCGGGTTCTTTTGGTTTAAAAAGAAATGCCCTGATCGTGGCTGCCAATCGCAAACTGGCGCAACTGAAGCCTGAAGTGAGTGAACTTTTAGCCCATGAAAAACTGGGGGAACTGGCCGCCTGGACTCTGAGTTGTTTAACTTCCAATTGA
- a CDS encoding CCA tRNA nucleotidyltransferase: protein MSQVQLQLESHPHWPAVNAIYHKLQSAGYKAFLAGGCVRDALLGVPANDLDVATNATPDQIEVLFDKTVNVGKAFGVMRVLVAGADIEVATFRTDGDYGDGRRPDYVQFSSPQEDAQRRDFTVNALFYDLVAQKVLDFVEGEKDLRLRVIRTVGDAEKRFQEDHLRLLRAARFVAQLDFSLDSKTSAAIEKMAPLVKTVSGERLRDEMGKLLKSPAASKGLQIMQTTGLLQELFPFRLRDNSWVHNYEAKDAWQLLALFLRKAPREDLGRAIQLLRLSVKEQRAIQKAWELWQSPELFFKRRRGEQLQSLVEPGNLFALKVLLTEQKLAEEIQSLLNDWGAWNFTLPKPFLNGEDLLGKLSGKHIGLCLAEAFNEQLERQLESRDKALLWLQNYLQRNAKG, encoded by the coding sequence ATGTCGCAAGTTCAGCTTCAGTTGGAATCTCATCCCCATTGGCCCGCAGTGAATGCAATTTATCACAAGTTGCAGTCGGCTGGCTACAAAGCCTTTTTGGCGGGTGGCTGTGTTCGGGACGCTCTTTTGGGGGTTCCGGCCAATGATTTGGATGTGGCCACGAATGCGACTCCGGATCAAATCGAAGTTCTTTTTGATAAAACCGTGAATGTGGGAAAGGCCTTCGGGGTGATGCGAGTGCTTGTCGCTGGGGCTGACATTGAGGTCGCGACCTTCCGTACTGACGGCGATTACGGGGATGGGCGTCGTCCTGATTATGTGCAATTTTCTTCGCCTCAAGAAGACGCGCAACGCCGGGATTTTACCGTCAACGCACTTTTTTATGATTTAGTAGCCCAGAAAGTTTTGGACTTTGTCGAGGGTGAAAAAGATTTGCGGCTACGAGTGATCCGCACGGTCGGCGATGCGGAAAAACGTTTTCAAGAAGATCATTTAAGATTGCTTCGTGCGGCTCGATTTGTGGCGCAACTGGATTTTTCTTTGGATTCAAAGACCTCAGCGGCCATTGAAAAAATGGCGCCTCTTGTGAAAACTGTCAGTGGTGAGCGTTTGCGGGATGAGATGGGGAAGCTGCTAAAATCCCCAGCCGCCAGCAAGGGATTGCAAATCATGCAAACCACGGGACTCTTGCAAGAACTCTTTCCCTTCAGGTTGCGGGACAACTCTTGGGTGCATAACTACGAAGCCAAAGACGCCTGGCAATTGTTAGCTCTTTTTCTGCGTAAAGCCCCGCGCGAAGATTTAGGCCGAGCTATTCAGCTTTTGCGTCTTTCTGTTAAGGAACAACGAGCTATTCAAAAAGCCTGGGAACTGTGGCAAAGCCCAGAGTTGTTTTTTAAAAGAAGACGAGGTGAGCAGCTGCAATCCTTGGTCGAACCCGGGAATTTATTTGCTTTAAAAGTTTTATTGACCGAGCAGAAGTTGGCCGAAGAAATTCAAAGCCTTTTGAATGATTGGGGGGCTTGGAACTTTACGTTGCCGAAACCCTTTCTTAATGGGGAAGATTTGTTAGGAAAGCTTTCTGGAAAACATATCGGACTGTGTTTGGCCGAAGCTTTTAATGAACAACTTGAGCGCCAGTTGGAGTCCCGTGACAAGGCTTTGCTCTGGCTACAGAACTATTTGCAACGAAACGCTAAAGGATAA
- a CDS encoding low specificity L-threonine aldolase codes for MKRGFGSDNHAGIHPRIFESLIKANSEHAPSYGTDEWTEQANNSFRQHFGKDSQVFFVFNGTAANVTALRALTRPYHSVLCADVSHINVDECGAPELLTGAKLIPIPTENGKMKVENLDKAFIRRGDQHFSQAQVLSITQPTELGTTYSLDELRVLIAWAKNKKLYVHMDGARIANAAAYLNKSFKEFTTDLGVDVVSFGGTKNGLMMGEAVVFLNKDLAQDFKYLRKQSMQLPSKTRFIACQFQTYLNDNLWKDIAEHSYNMALYLYESVRNIPQVRVREIPQSNAVFATIPSTWVKPLREKYFFYVWDENTFECRWMTSWDTQKEDIDGFVELLKELAK; via the coding sequence ATGAAACGCGGTTTTGGCAGTGATAACCACGCCGGCATTCATCCGCGGATTTTTGAATCTTTAATAAAAGCTAATTCCGAGCACGCCCCTTCTTATGGAACTGACGAGTGGACCGAGCAGGCCAACAACAGCTTCCGTCAGCATTTCGGAAAAGACAGCCAAGTTTTTTTCGTTTTCAATGGCACAGCCGCCAACGTCACAGCTCTGCGCGCGCTGACTCGGCCCTATCACTCTGTCTTATGTGCCGATGTGTCGCACATCAATGTGGATGAGTGCGGGGCTCCGGAACTGCTGACCGGCGCCAAGCTGATTCCGATTCCGACAGAAAATGGAAAGATGAAAGTCGAAAATTTAGACAAGGCTTTCATTCGTCGCGGGGATCAACATTTTTCGCAAGCGCAGGTACTTAGTATTACTCAGCCTACGGAATTAGGTACCACCTACAGCCTGGATGAACTGCGAGTTTTAATTGCGTGGGCAAAAAATAAAAAACTCTACGTCCATATGGATGGGGCGCGCATTGCCAATGCTGCCGCTTATTTAAATAAATCCTTTAAAGAATTCACGACAGATTTAGGTGTGGACGTGGTTTCTTTCGGCGGCACAAAAAATGGCCTGATGATGGGTGAAGCGGTCGTGTTCCTCAACAAGGATCTAGCGCAAGACTTCAAGTATCTGCGCAAACAAAGCATGCAACTGCCCTCAAAGACACGCTTCATCGCCTGTCAGTTTCAGACTTATCTCAACGACAACTTGTGGAAAGATATTGCCGAGCACTCGTACAATATGGCCTTGTATCTCTACGAGTCCGTTCGTAACATCCCCCAAGTTCGGGTGCGCGAGATCCCCCAAAGTAATGCGGTCTTTGCGACGATCCCCAGCACTTGGGTCAAACCCCTGCGCGAAAAGTATTTCTTCTACGTGTGGGACGAAAACACGTTTGAATGTCGTTGGATGACGTCCTGGGATACGCAAAAAGAAGATATCGACGGTTTTGTAGAACTTTTAAAGGAGCTTGCGAAATGA
- a CDS encoding chemotaxis protein CheX: MSAAPKVETLNPLFDKRLINAFVDGVIKTLKTMAQTDATPGKPFIEPQFVLKGEIAGMVGMVAPPLKGTLLISYGKDSIFHILENMLGEKYTAINGEVSDAVGEMTNMIYGSAKTTLNQLGYNFEMAIPTVISGDFKISHADKGATLVIPFNLTNGSTFYVEITVQ, translated from the coding sequence ATGTCGGCAGCACCCAAAGTGGAAACACTCAATCCCCTTTTCGACAAACGTCTTATCAATGCGTTTGTGGATGGGGTTATTAAAACTCTAAAAACCATGGCCCAAACAGACGCCACTCCTGGCAAACCCTTCATCGAACCCCAGTTCGTATTGAAAGGTGAAATTGCAGGTATGGTGGGCATGGTCGCTCCTCCTCTTAAAGGAACGCTTCTTATCTCTTACGGCAAAGACAGCATCTTCCACATCCTGGAAAACATGCTGGGCGAAAAGTACACGGCGATTAACGGCGAAGTGTCTGACGCTGTCGGTGAGATGACGAACATGATTTATGGATCGGCGAAGACGACGTTGAACCAGTTGGGATACAACTTCGAAATGGCGATTCCGACGGTCATCTCCGGAGACTTTAAAATCAGTCACGCTGACAAAGGCGCGACCCTGGTGATTCCTTTTAACCTCACCAACGGCTCTACATTCTATGTGGAGATAACGGTTCAATAA
- a CDS encoding HD domain-containing phosphohydrolase — MDYVSIRVSTLRGDQKIDFNAYVKINDKMILYLRRGDSFEGDRLQRLKDKKLRKMYILTDEEISYRSYLQKNIEMAYDNSSNKDIQTRAEIIQGSQQSNTEEVFENPDNVESYNYAKDAAGKYVNFIMSNAHATQTIMNMENTDKNIAHHGVTVSTLSIALAQKLGVNDPKKTQLLTLGALLHDYGHHNSPLNLNQPLDKMSAEDKNLWNRHPTEGAQKVQDKKHFDQTVINIIAQHEETINGAGPKGMREKEMDPLAVIVSSANAMDRLITFEGVPKAEAAKKLMIDHVGKHPLQHLQMLNDILRGL; from the coding sequence ATGGATTATGTTTCTATTCGCGTAAGCACCCTGCGCGGTGATCAAAAGATCGATTTCAACGCTTACGTTAAAATCAATGACAAGATGATTCTCTACCTTCGTCGTGGTGACAGCTTCGAAGGGGACCGTCTGCAGCGACTCAAGGACAAGAAGCTTCGTAAAATGTACATTTTAACCGACGAAGAAATCTCTTATCGCAGCTATCTGCAAAAAAATATTGAGATGGCTTATGACAATTCCTCTAATAAAGACATTCAAACCCGGGCGGAGATCATTCAGGGCTCACAACAGAGCAACACGGAAGAGGTTTTTGAAAATCCCGACAACGTGGAATCTTATAATTACGCCAAGGACGCCGCCGGCAAGTATGTCAATTTCATTATGAGCAATGCCCATGCAACCCAAACGATCATGAACATGGAAAACACGGATAAAAACATTGCCCATCACGGTGTGACGGTATCTACGCTTTCCATTGCTTTGGCACAAAAGCTAGGCGTCAACGACCCCAAAAAGACGCAGCTTCTAACCTTAGGAGCTTTGTTGCATGATTATGGCCATCACAACTCGCCTCTGAACCTGAATCAGCCTTTGGATAAAATGAGTGCCGAAGATAAAAATCTTTGGAATCGACACCCGACGGAAGGTGCTCAGAAAGTTCAGGACAAGAAGCACTTCGATCAAACGGTGATTAATATCATCGCGCAACATGAAGAAACCATTAACGGCGCAGGCCCCAAAGGAATGCGCGAAAAAGAGATGGACCCGTTGGCGGTCATCGTCTCTTCCGCGAATGCCATGGATCGCCTGATCACTTTTGAAGGCGTTCCCAAGGCCGAAGCTGCTAAAAAATTGATGATCGACCACGTGGGCAAACATCCGCTTCAACACTTGCAGATGTTGAATGATATTTTGCGAGGCTTATAG
- a CDS encoding formimidoylglutamase — protein sequence MSWFHSIDKHLLFTKNDKEDPRLGECVQLFPKGPLQEISSLDYDFAILGYPDDEGIALNGGRPGAQVAPTLVRSYLYKMTPHLSSSRLPKILDLGDLVDKEKPLAERHEKARQTTRFLAENNKPWISLGGGHDYGYCDGAGFLDAHKDNAVLINFDAHMDVRPTDKGFNSGTPFHRVLSEFSGHVDFAEVGIQNQCNSQAHIRWAQDKGAAVFTLDQINQQGLQPVLQSFMKGKEKKKVFLSIDIDAFTSNEAPGCSQSWTTGLFTKDFLESFLYLIREFQVCGIGIYEVSPPLDQDNRTSKLAALLIHNFIFATLQKA from the coding sequence ATGAGCTGGTTCCATTCCATCGACAAACATCTTCTTTTCACGAAAAATGATAAAGAAGATCCACGTCTTGGCGAATGCGTCCAGCTTTTCCCCAAAGGCCCACTGCAAGAGATTTCCTCATTAGACTATGATTTTGCCATTCTGGGATATCCGGATGATGAAGGCATTGCTTTAAATGGTGGCCGTCCAGGGGCGCAGGTCGCGCCGACTCTGGTGCGCTCCTACCTTTATAAAATGACTCCTCACCTGAGCAGTTCTCGCCTGCCAAAAATTCTCGATTTGGGTGACCTGGTCGACAAGGAAAAACCCTTGGCCGAACGCCATGAAAAAGCCCGCCAAACAACCCGCTTTTTAGCTGAAAACAACAAACCGTGGATTTCGTTGGGCGGTGGTCACGACTATGGCTACTGCGACGGCGCCGGCTTTCTGGATGCTCATAAAGACAATGCCGTTCTGATTAATTTCGACGCTCATATGGATGTGCGCCCGACAGATAAAGGCTTCAACTCTGGCACCCCTTTTCATCGTGTACTTTCTGAGTTCTCCGGACACGTAGACTTTGCGGAAGTCGGCATTCAAAATCAATGCAACAGCCAGGCACACATTCGCTGGGCTCAGGACAAAGGGGCCGCCGTTTTCACGTTGGACCAAATTAATCAACAAGGCCTGCAACCTGTTCTGCAAAGCTTTATGAAAGGCAAAGAGAAAAAGAAAGTCTTTCTAAGCATCGACATCGACGCCTTCACGTCCAATGAAGCGCCGGGATGCAGTCAGTCTTGGACCACAGGGCTTTTCACGAAAGATTTTTTAGAGAGCTTTCTTTATTTGATCCGCGAGTTTCAAGTCTGTGGCATCGGCATTTACGAAGTCTCTCCCCCTTTGGATCAGGACAACCGGACTAGCAAACTAGCAGCGTTGTTAATTCATAATTTTATTTTTGCGACTCTGCAAAAGGCGTAA
- a CDS encoding acyl-CoA thioesterase: MTQLVLPQHTNSLGTIFGGTIMSWIDIAAAIAAQRHSNKEVVTASIDRLDFVAPVYKGWVVNLKASVNYTSRTSMEVGVRVDAENPKTGETFHTASAYCTFVALGSNGKPTEIPALTLETDEDRRRFEAAQSRREYRLKQKVN, translated from the coding sequence ATGACTCAACTCGTTTTACCTCAACATACAAATTCTTTAGGGACTATCTTTGGTGGTACGATCATGTCTTGGATCGACATCGCTGCAGCAATCGCAGCGCAAAGACATTCTAATAAAGAAGTTGTGACCGCCAGTATTGATCGCCTGGATTTTGTTGCGCCCGTCTATAAAGGCTGGGTTGTGAATTTGAAAGCAAGTGTCAACTACACCTCAAGAACCTCTATGGAGGTGGGCGTGCGGGTGGATGCGGAAAATCCCAAAACGGGCGAAACCTTTCACACAGCTTCGGCCTATTGCACTTTCGTGGCGTTGGGTTCAAATGGCAAGCCGACGGAAATTCCGGCTCTGACCTTAGAGACAGACGAAGATCGCCGCCGTTTCGAGGCCGCTCAAAGCCGTCGTGAGTATCGCTTAAAGCAAAAGGTGAACTAA
- a CDS encoding peroxiredoxin, protein MAAKVQMGKKVPNFKIPSSNGEVLSFSSLKGKKVVLYFYPKDSTPGCTTEGIEFNELLPQFKKQNAVVFGVSRDSLKSHDKFICKYDFKFDLLSDENEEICQLFDVIKEKNMYGKKVMGIERSTFVIDEEQKLVGEFRKIKAQGHAAEMLKFIKEL, encoded by the coding sequence ATGGCCGCTAAAGTTCAAATGGGAAAAAAAGTTCCCAATTTTAAAATTCCTTCTTCCAACGGAGAAGTACTATCCTTTTCCAGTTTGAAAGGAAAAAAAGTTGTCCTTTATTTTTATCCGAAAGACAGCACACCAGGTTGCACGACTGAGGGCATTGAATTTAATGAACTTTTGCCTCAGTTTAAAAAACAAAATGCCGTTGTTTTTGGTGTTTCCCGCGACAGCTTAAAGTCACATGATAAGTTTATCTGTAAATACGATTTTAAGTTCGATCTTCTTTCTGATGAAAATGAAGAGATCTGTCAGCTTTTTGATGTGATCAAAGAAAAGAACATGTACGGAAAAAAAGTCATGGGAATTGAGCGCAGCACTTTTGTGATCGACGAAGAACAAAAATTGGTCGGTGAATTTCGCAAGATCAAGGCGCAAGGTCACGCGGCTGAAATGTTAAAGTTTATTAAAGAACTGTAA
- a CDS encoding tryptophan 2,3-dioxygenase family protein yields the protein MKYPPVHYHGYLGLDPLLSSQHRKSEEYGKPAHDEMLFIITHQAYELWFKQVLFELDSVLEIFKKSKVAETDMGLMSARLERSVAILKMIIGHVDILETMTPLDFLDFRDMLYPASGFQSFQWRLLETKLGLRMDDRLSYNQAPFYKSLNESQQAEMQNVLSQPSLYDAVEKWLERTPFLQGENFNFWDSYKQAVATMFQEDMETVKNNTRLSEEDKKKNLEGLQAALKSFDALFDETAFEQLRKEGQFRLSYKGMHAALLIQIYRDQPALQTPFRIIRALLDIDETMTTWRYRHALMAMRMLGQKIGTGGSTGHKYLADATAKHKIFGDFFNLTTFFIPRSKVPPLPQSMADRMNFHY from the coding sequence ATGAAATACCCACCGGTGCACTATCATGGCTATTTAGGTCTGGATCCTCTTTTGTCCTCTCAACACCGCAAAAGTGAAGAGTACGGGAAGCCCGCACACGATGAAATGCTTTTCATCATCACTCACCAAGCTTATGAATTGTGGTTCAAACAGGTGCTTTTTGAATTGGATTCCGTCTTGGAAATTTTCAAAAAATCCAAAGTCGCTGAAACCGATATGGGACTTATGAGTGCCCGTCTGGAAAGATCCGTCGCTATCTTGAAAATGATCATCGGCCACGTCGACATTCTGGAAACCATGACGCCTTTGGATTTTCTGGATTTCCGCGACATGCTGTACCCGGCTTCAGGCTTTCAAAGCTTCCAATGGCGCCTTTTAGAGACCAAGCTGGGCCTGCGTATGGACGACCGTCTTTCTTACAATCAGGCCCCGTTTTACAAATCCTTGAATGAATCGCAACAGGCCGAAATGCAGAATGTTTTAAGCCAACCTTCTTTATACGATGCCGTCGAAAAATGGCTGGAAAGAACACCCTTTCTTCAAGGGGAAAACTTCAACTTTTGGGATTCTTATAAACAAGCGGTTGCAACCATGTTTCAGGAAGACATGGAAACGGTAAAAAACAACACTCGCCTGAGCGAAGAAGACAAAAAGAAAAATCTGGAAGGCTTGCAAGCCGCGCTCAAAAGCTTTGATGCTTTGTTTGACGAAACGGCCTTTGAGCAGCTTCGCAAAGAAGGCCAATTCCGCCTGAGCTACAAAGGAATGCATGCTGCTTTATTGATACAGATTTATCGCGATCAACCCGCCCTGCAGACTCCTTTCCGCATCATTCGGGCCCTGTTGGATATTGACGAGACCATGACAACCTGGCGCTATCGTCACGCTTTAATGGCGATGCGAATGCTGGGACAAAAAATCGGAACTGGCGGATCTACGGGACATAAATATCTGGCAGACGCGACGGCGAAGCACAAGATCTTCGGCGACTTCTTCAATCTTACAACCTTCTTTATTCCTCGTTCAAAAGTTCCACCACTGCCGCAATCCATGGCGGACCGAATGAACTTTCATTATTAA
- a CDS encoding response regulator: MFPTNTKFLVVDDFATMRKIIKKVLNELGYTNVEEADDGKTALPMIQAANDAGQPYGFIISDWNMPGMQGIDLLKACKADPRFKSTPFMLVTAESEQKHILEAAKAGVSDYVVKPFNSATLKGKMERVWAKHNPSSQAKAS, from the coding sequence ATGTTTCCCACAAATACAAAGTTTTTGGTCGTCGATGACTTCGCAACTATGCGAAAAATCATTAAAAAAGTGCTAAATGAGCTAGGTTACACAAACGTCGAGGAAGCCGACGATGGTAAAACAGCCCTGCCAATGATCCAGGCCGCAAATGATGCGGGACAGCCTTATGGCTTCATTATCTCTGACTGGAATATGCCAGGTATGCAAGGCATCGACCTTTTGAAGGCCTGCAAAGCAGATCCTCGCTTTAAGTCGACCCCCTTCATGCTAGTCACCGCAGAGTCTGAACAAAAGCACATCCTGGAAGCTGCCAAAGCAGGCGTGTCTGATTACGTTGTAAAACCTTTCAACTCAGCGACTCTTAAAGGCAAGATGGAACGCGTTTGGGCGAAACACAACCCTTCTTCACAAGCGAAAGCTTCCTAA